The following are encoded together in the Pseudodesulfovibrio indicus genome:
- a CDS encoding CTP synthase, with protein sequence MKTKFIFITGGVLSSLGKGLAAASIGALLQARGLKATIQKLDPYINVDPGTMNPFQHGEVYVTDDGAETDLDLGHYERYLGTALSQQNNYTSGSIYNSVIQKERRGDYLGGTVQVIPHITDAIKEAVINLPNGEDVALIEIGGTVGDIEGQPFLEAIRQLKNDLGKENVLFIHLTLVPYIKAAGELKTKPTQHSVKELRSVGIQPDIIIARSEVRLPEDLKKKIALFCDVDQDAVFTGVDVDSIYKVPLEFYNEGVDQKIAILLKLPAKNAELAPWENLVHSLDNPEGSVKIGIVGKYVDLTEAYKSLHEALIHGGVANDVKVELEYVNSEKVTAANVDKKLKGLDGILVPGGFGSRGIEGKILSIKHARENNIPFFGICLGMQCACIEFARNVIGLEGANSEEFDKTTPHNIIYLMKEWYDFRTKKTETRCEESEKGGTMRLGSYPCKLKKDTKAFAAYKTTNIDERHRHRFEYNNKYIEQFEQNGMVLSGTAPDESLVEIVELPGHPWFLGCQFHPEFKSNPMNPHPLFREFIKASKDEKGKKGKK encoded by the coding sequence ATGAAAACCAAGTTCATATTTATTACCGGTGGTGTTCTTTCCTCTCTGGGCAAGGGACTGGCCGCAGCATCCATCGGGGCTCTCCTTCAGGCCCGGGGCCTCAAGGCGACCATCCAGAAACTCGATCCCTACATCAACGTCGACCCGGGGACGATGAACCCCTTCCAGCACGGAGAGGTGTACGTCACCGATGACGGCGCCGAAACCGATCTGGACCTCGGTCATTACGAGCGCTACCTCGGCACCGCGCTCAGCCAGCAGAACAACTACACCTCCGGCTCCATCTACAACTCCGTCATCCAGAAGGAACGGCGGGGCGACTACCTGGGCGGCACCGTGCAGGTCATCCCGCACATCACCGACGCCATCAAGGAGGCGGTCATCAACCTGCCCAACGGCGAGGACGTGGCCCTGATCGAGATCGGCGGCACCGTTGGCGACATCGAAGGCCAGCCGTTCCTGGAGGCCATCCGCCAGCTCAAGAACGACCTGGGCAAGGAGAACGTCCTGTTCATCCACCTGACCCTGGTGCCGTACATCAAGGCCGCCGGAGAGCTGAAGACCAAGCCCACCCAGCATTCGGTCAAGGAGCTGCGCTCCGTGGGCATCCAGCCCGACATCATCATCGCCCGGTCCGAAGTGCGCCTGCCCGAGGACCTCAAGAAGAAGATCGCCCTGTTCTGCGACGTTGACCAGGACGCCGTGTTCACCGGCGTGGACGTGGACTCCATCTACAAGGTCCCGCTCGAATTCTACAACGAAGGCGTGGACCAGAAGATCGCCATTCTCCTGAAGCTGCCCGCCAAGAACGCGGAACTCGCCCCCTGGGAAAACCTCGTTCACAGCCTGGACAACCCCGAGGGGTCGGTCAAGATCGGCATCGTCGGCAAGTACGTGGACCTGACCGAGGCGTACAAGAGCCTGCACGAGGCGCTCATCCACGGCGGCGTGGCCAACGACGTCAAGGTGGAGCTGGAGTACGTCAACTCCGAGAAGGTCACGGCGGCCAACGTGGACAAGAAGCTCAAGGGGCTGGACGGCATCCTGGTGCCCGGCGGCTTCGGCTCGCGAGGCATCGAAGGCAAGATTTTGTCCATCAAGCACGCCCGCGAGAACAACATTCCGTTCTTCGGCATCTGCCTGGGCATGCAGTGCGCCTGCATTGAGTTCGCCCGCAACGTCATCGGCCTGGAGGGCGCCAACTCCGAGGAATTCGACAAGACCACCCCGCACAACATCATCTATCTGATGAAGGAGTGGTACGATTTCCGCACCAAGAAGACCGAAACCCGCTGCGAGGAATCCGAGAAGGGCGGCACCATGCGCTTGGGTTCCTATCCCTGCAAGCTCAAGAAGGACACCAAGGCCTTCGCCGCCTACAAGACCACGAACATCGACGAGCGGCACCGCCATCGCTTCGAGTACAACAACAAGTACATCGAGCAGTTCGAGCAGAACGGCATGGTCCTGTCCGGCACCGCTCCGGACGAGTCCCTGGTGGAGATCGTCGAGCTGCCCGGCCACCCCTGGTTCCTGGGCTGCCAGTTCCACCCGGAATTCAAGTCCAACCCCATGAACCCGCACCCGCTGTTCCGGGAGTTCATCAAGGCCTCTAAGGACGAAAAGGGCAAGAAGGGCAAGAAGTAA
- the kdsA gene encoding 3-deoxy-8-phosphooctulonate synthase, protein MADLYAASKSGPFILAGPCAIESREIALKTADTLAGLASKLNIPLVYKSSFDKANRTSVTSFRGPGMEEGLRILSEVKAATGLPVVTDIHHPEQAAPVAEVADVLQIPAFLCRQTDLLVAAAETGRIVNVKKGQFLAPWDMQNVVGKLRAAGNEHIWLTERGSTYGYNNLVVDMRSFPQMQSFGVPVIMDATHSVQLPGGLGGASGGQREFVSVLACAAVAAGADGVFMEVHPDPDKALCDGPNSLPLAQVESLLRKLLALWEVARG, encoded by the coding sequence ATGGCAGACCTTTACGCAGCCAGCAAGTCCGGCCCGTTCATTCTGGCCGGACCCTGCGCCATTGAAAGCCGGGAGATAGCGCTCAAGACCGCCGACACCCTGGCCGGACTGGCCTCCAAGCTGAATATCCCGCTGGTCTACAAGAGCTCCTTCGACAAGGCCAACCGGACCTCGGTGACCAGTTTCCGGGGCCCGGGCATGGAAGAAGGCCTCAGGATCCTGTCCGAGGTCAAGGCGGCCACCGGGCTGCCCGTGGTCACGGACATCCACCACCCCGAGCAGGCCGCCCCGGTGGCCGAGGTGGCGGACGTGCTCCAGATTCCGGCCTTCCTCTGCCGCCAGACCGACCTGCTGGTGGCCGCGGCCGAGACCGGGCGTATCGTCAACGTCAAGAAGGGCCAGTTCCTGGCCCCCTGGGACATGCAAAACGTGGTCGGCAAGCTCCGCGCCGCGGGCAACGAGCACATCTGGCTCACGGAACGCGGCTCCACCTACGGGTACAATAACCTGGTGGTGGACATGCGCTCCTTCCCGCAAATGCAATCCTTCGGGGTGCCGGTGATCATGGACGCCACCCACTCCGTGCAGTTGCCCGGAGGGCTGGGCGGCGCGTCCGGCGGGCAGCGGGAGTTCGTCTCCGTGCTCGCCTGCGCGGCCGTGGCCGCCGGCGCGGACGGCGTGTTCATGGAGGTCCATCCGGACCCGGACAAGGCGCTCTGCGACGGCCCCAACTCGCTGCCTCTGGCCCAGGTGGAATCCCTGCTCCGGAAGCTCCTGGCCCTGTGGGAGGTCGCCCGTGGCTGA
- a CDS encoding KdsC family phosphatase, with product MADASLLAKNIKLLVLDVDGVLTDGGLYYGDDGIAMKRFSVQDGLGIKMAQAVGLEIGVITGLDQKPVEARVRELGIRHYHSGKHKKVPLFEDICAKVGVDPSEAAYMGDDWIDLGPMARAGLALCVPNAVPEVIEAADWVSTRKGGNGAVREAIMFILEARGLKEQALQRWVD from the coding sequence GTGGCTGACGCCTCCCTGCTCGCGAAAAACATCAAACTGCTGGTGCTCGACGTGGACGGCGTCCTCACGGACGGCGGTTTGTATTACGGCGACGACGGCATCGCCATGAAGCGGTTCAGCGTCCAGGACGGGCTGGGCATCAAGATGGCCCAGGCCGTTGGACTGGAGATCGGCGTCATCACCGGCCTGGACCAGAAGCCGGTGGAGGCCCGGGTGCGCGAACTGGGCATCCGGCATTATCACTCCGGCAAGCACAAGAAGGTCCCGCTGTTCGAGGACATCTGCGCCAAGGTGGGCGTGGACCCGTCCGAGGCCGCCTACATGGGCGACGACTGGATCGACCTCGGCCCCATGGCGCGGGCCGGTCTGGCCCTGTGCGTGCCCAACGCCGTGCCGGAGGTCATCGAGGCCGCCGACTGGGTGTCCACCCGCAAAGGCGGGAACGGCGCGGTCCGCGAGGCCATCATGTTCATCCTTGAGGCCCGAGGTCTCAAGGAGCAGGCCCTGCAACGCTGGGTGGACTAG
- the lptC gene encoding LPS export ABC transporter periplasmic protein LptC, producing MKGRPALTLFLIFAFGLLLGLGINAVFFSDPIVEPDTTAESTPASRRQLFEDADVSAEDIELVQGKQGSMDWKLQAKTAKYNQGLGLIAVEYPQLTAFFGEDRQEVYVRADRGEVDQENDNLTLYDGVSGRFGDIALDAQQLDYVGAIGKVYLKGGITVRRPDMTIQAKALEIDLVARQMVAAGGVEALLAPEGLERSPLNENKE from the coding sequence ATGAAAGGGCGTCCCGCGCTGACCCTGTTCCTCATCTTTGCCTTCGGCCTGCTGCTCGGCCTGGGCATCAATGCGGTCTTTTTCTCCGATCCCATCGTGGAGCCCGACACCACCGCTGAATCCACCCCGGCCTCGCGCCGCCAGTTGTTCGAGGACGCGGACGTGTCCGCCGAGGACATCGAGCTGGTCCAGGGCAAGCAGGGGAGCATGGACTGGAAGCTCCAGGCCAAGACCGCCAAATACAACCAGGGGCTGGGGCTGATCGCGGTGGAATATCCGCAGCTGACCGCCTTTTTCGGCGAGGATCGCCAGGAGGTTTACGTCCGCGCCGATCGGGGCGAGGTGGACCAGGAGAACGACAACCTGACCTTGTACGACGGCGTGAGCGGACGGTTCGGCGACATCGCCCTGGATGCCCAGCAGCTTGATTATGTGGGCGCGATAGGTAAGGTGTACCTCAAGGGCGGGATCACCGTGCGCCGCCCGGACATGACCATCCAGGCAAAGGCCCTGGAAATAGACCTGGTGGCCCGCCAGATGGTGGCTGCCGGGGGCGTCGAGGCGCTGCTGGCCCCGGAGGGGCTGGAGAGGAGTCCTCTGAATGAAAACAAGGAATAA
- a CDS encoding LptA/OstA family protein — translation MKTRNKTLLKTFRCLFFVLALTALLVPVSAVAQDWGEVREATVNLNVRSKPDRSGEHVLTLTKGERVRTDFATDGWVAIFRLDQADRDETKALGYANAKFLKVVPAEAVVAAKPEPQPEPAPVAVESGEGEVKAEVAATPPPAPVQAGTDPNRLPVKITSDRMVYDESGKVVSFVGNVVAEHGELTLWADKLSAYLSDKDKKKFSADSVDRIVAEGNVRAKKGTTEGSCGKLTYFVGPQLLKMEQSPLLQDGPNSLTGEVINFHVRDNRSEVIGGDQRVKAIFVAPGSMKVQ, via the coding sequence ATGAAAACAAGGAATAAGACGTTGCTGAAGACGTTTCGCTGTCTGTTTTTCGTGCTGGCGCTGACCGCGCTGCTGGTCCCCGTCTCCGCCGTCGCCCAGGACTGGGGCGAGGTGCGCGAGGCCACGGTCAACCTCAACGTGCGCAGCAAGCCGGACCGCTCCGGCGAGCACGTCCTCACCCTGACCAAGGGCGAACGGGTGCGCACGGACTTCGCCACGGACGGCTGGGTGGCCATTTTCCGGCTCGACCAGGCGGACCGCGACGAGACCAAGGCCCTGGGCTACGCCAACGCCAAGTTCCTCAAGGTCGTGCCAGCCGAAGCCGTTGTCGCTGCAAAGCCCGAACCCCAGCCCGAACCCGCGCCTGTCGCGGTCGAGTCCGGGGAAGGGGAGGTCAAGGCCGAGGTGGCCGCGACGCCGCCGCCCGCGCCCGTCCAGGCGGGCACGGACCCGAACCGGCTTCCGGTGAAGATCACCTCCGACCGCATGGTCTACGACGAGTCCGGCAAGGTCGTGTCCTTCGTGGGCAACGTGGTGGCCGAGCACGGCGAGCTGACCCTGTGGGCCGACAAGCTCTCCGCCTACCTCTCGGACAAGGATAAAAAGAAGTTTTCCGCCGACAGCGTGGACCGCATCGTGGCCGAGGGCAATGTCCGGGCCAAGAAGGGGACCACCGAAGGGTCCTGCGGCAAGCTGACCTACTTCGTCGGCCCCCAGCTGCTCAAGATGGAGCAGAGCCCGCTGCTTCAGGACGGCCCCAATTCCCTGACCGGCGAAGTGATCAACTTCCACGTCCGGGACAACCGGTCCGAGGTCATCGGCGGCGACCAGCGGGTCAAGGCGATCTTCGTTGCTCCCGGCAGCATGAAGGTGCAGTAG
- the lptB gene encoding LPS export ABC transporter ATP-binding protein produces the protein MATGLRATNLSKRYGQKEVVHGIDIELNKREVVGLLGPNGAGKTTTFYMLVGIVAPNTGQVVLGDEVLTGRPLHERARLGVSYLPQESSIFKKLTVRQNLEIILEQTAMNSRRQRARADELMEMFTITKLADQAAMFLSGGERRRLEIARALILDPQFILLDEPFAGIDPIAVIDIQEIISVLKSMDIGILISDHNVRETLNICDRAYLVYEGTVILEGSPEEIVKSSRARQIYLGEDFRL, from the coding sequence ATGGCCACCGGTCTTCGAGCCACGAACCTGTCCAAGCGGTACGGCCAGAAAGAGGTCGTGCACGGCATCGACATCGAGCTGAACAAGCGCGAGGTGGTCGGGCTGCTCGGCCCCAACGGCGCGGGCAAGACCACGACCTTCTACATGTTGGTGGGCATCGTGGCCCCGAACACCGGCCAGGTGGTCCTGGGGGACGAGGTCCTGACCGGCAGGCCGCTCCACGAGCGGGCCAGGCTCGGCGTCAGCTACCTGCCCCAGGAGAGTTCCATCTTCAAGAAGCTGACCGTGCGTCAGAACCTGGAGATCATCCTCGAGCAGACGGCCATGAATTCGCGCCGACAGCGGGCCAGGGCGGATGAATTGATGGAGATGTTCACCATCACCAAGCTGGCGGACCAGGCTGCCATGTTCCTGTCCGGCGGCGAGCGGCGGCGCCTCGAGATCGCCCGCGCCCTGATCCTCGACCCGCAGTTCATCCTCCTGGACGAGCCGTTCGCGGGCATCGACCCCATCGCGGTCATCGACATCCAGGAGATTATCTCGGTGCTCAAGTCCATGGACATCGGCATCCTGATTTCGGACCACAACGTTCGTGAAACGTTGAATATCTGCGATCGCGCCTATCTCGTCTACGAGGGCACGGTCATCCTCGAAGGGTCGCCGGAGGAAATCGTCAAATCGAGCCGGGCCAGGCAGATTTACCTGGGCGAAGACTTCCGGCTCTAG
- the rpoN gene encoding RNA polymerase factor sigma-54 — MGLELRQQLKLTQQLVMTPQLQQAIKLLQLSRLELLETVQQELLENPFLDETEPEVEPQETPDPREVLTEAQAEEELVRTADWENYLGEFSSTSKQALSRDSEIPEEGMSFEARLASKPSLEGHVTWQMRLSDFTEHEVAIGEVILGNIDSNGYLQASMEELTSMIQATDEEVESVLMRIQRLDPVGVAARSPQECLLVQMEVLGYDDPTLVSLVRDHLEDLEKNRYKPLARKFKITMEELKDYLDTIQTLDPMPGASFSSTEPHYVSPDVFVYKYGEDFVIILNEDGLPRLQMNSFYMDSMKGAADKEKEYFQEKMRSAAWLMKSLYQRQRTLYKVVESIVGFQRGFFEEGVTKLKPLILKEVAEDIEMHESTVSRITTNKYVSTPHGIYELKFFFNSALDLNDGSQVGSESVKALIKQMIADEDTKKPLSDERIGEILKEKLDVNIARRTVAKYRSAMGIASSSKRKQYF, encoded by the coding sequence ATGGGATTGGAACTTCGGCAACAGCTCAAGCTCACACAGCAACTGGTCATGACGCCTCAGTTGCAGCAGGCCATCAAGCTGCTGCAGCTCTCCCGTCTGGAGCTGCTGGAAACGGTACAGCAGGAACTATTGGAAAATCCGTTCCTGGATGAGACCGAGCCCGAGGTGGAACCGCAGGAAACGCCCGACCCACGGGAAGTCCTGACCGAGGCCCAGGCCGAGGAAGAGCTGGTCCGCACCGCCGATTGGGAAAACTATCTCGGCGAATTTTCCTCGACCTCCAAGCAGGCCCTGTCCCGGGACTCCGAGATTCCGGAGGAGGGGATGTCGTTCGAAGCGCGCCTTGCCTCCAAGCCTTCGCTGGAAGGCCACGTCACCTGGCAGATGCGGCTTTCGGATTTCACGGAGCACGAAGTGGCCATCGGCGAGGTCATCCTCGGCAACATCGATTCCAACGGCTATCTCCAGGCCTCCATGGAGGAGCTGACCTCCATGATTCAGGCCACCGACGAAGAGGTGGAGTCGGTCCTGATGCGCATACAGCGCCTGGACCCCGTGGGCGTGGCCGCCCGTTCCCCCCAGGAGTGCCTGCTGGTTCAGATGGAAGTCCTGGGCTACGACGATCCGACCCTGGTCTCCCTGGTGCGCGACCACCTGGAAGACCTGGAGAAGAACCGCTACAAGCCGCTGGCCCGCAAGTTCAAGATCACCATGGAAGAGCTCAAGGACTACCTCGACACGATCCAGACGCTCGACCCCATGCCCGGCGCCAGCTTCTCCAGCACCGAGCCGCACTACGTCTCGCCCGACGTCTTCGTCTACAAGTATGGCGAGGACTTCGTCATCATCCTCAACGAGGACGGGCTGCCCCGTTTGCAGATGAACAGCTTCTACATGGATTCCATGAAGGGCGCGGCGGACAAGGAGAAGGAATATTTCCAGGAAAAGATGCGTTCCGCCGCATGGTTGATGAAAAGTCTGTACCAGCGGCAGCGAACCCTGTATAAAGTAGTCGAGTCCATTGTCGGCTTTCAACGGGGGTTCTTCGAGGAAGGCGTGACAAAGCTCAAACCCTTGATCCTCAAGGAGGTCGCGGAAGACATCGAGATGCACGAATCCACCGTGAGCCGGATCACGACCAACAAGTACGTTTCAACCCCCCACGGCATCTACGAGTTGAAGTTTTTCTTCAACTCCGCCCTGGACCTGAACGACGGTTCCCAGGTGGGCTCGGAGAGCGTGAAAGCGCTCATCAAGCAGATGATCGCGGATGAAGACACGAAGAAACCGCTCAGCGATGAACGGATCGGCGAGATCCTCAAGGAGAAACTTGACGTGAACATCGCCAGGCGCACGGTCGCCAAGTACCGTTCGGCAATGGGTATTGCTTCGTCATCCAAGCGCAAGCAGTATTTCTAG
- the hpf gene encoding ribosome hibernation-promoting factor, HPF/YfiA family, producing MNISFTFKNFEPSDHLKGYAEKRFEKVAKYVSDAEADLQVNLLVEKFRHKADVILNSDRIHISAYEDSEDMYSTIDMVLDKLEAQLRKMREKMKNRPRQARPNKMVQMNYISFDEIGAGAAPTIVGTDAYEPKPMSVDEAAMQLDALENEFLVFRNAETEGVNVIYKRKNGDYGLIDPGN from the coding sequence ATGAACATCAGCTTCACTTTCAAGAACTTTGAGCCGTCCGATCACCTCAAGGGTTACGCTGAAAAGCGTTTTGAAAAGGTTGCGAAGTACGTTTCCGATGCGGAAGCAGATCTCCAGGTGAACCTGCTGGTCGAGAAGTTCCGCCACAAGGCGGACGTGATCCTCAACTCGGATCGCATTCACATCTCGGCCTACGAGGACTCCGAGGATATGTATTCCACCATCGACATGGTCCTGGACAAGCTGGAAGCCCAGCTTCGCAAGATGCGCGAGAAGATGAAGAACCGCCCCAGACAGGCGCGTCCCAATAAGATGGTGCAGATGAACTACATCTCCTTCGATGAGATCGGAGCCGGAGCGGCCCCGACCATCGTCGGCACCGACGCATACGAGCCCAAGCCCATGTCCGTGGACGAGGCCGCCATGCAGCTGGATGCCCTGGAGAACGAGTTCCTGGTCTTCCGCAACGCGGAAACCGAAGGCGTCAACGTTATCTACAAGAGAAAGAACGGCGATTACGGCCTCATCGACCCCGGAAACTAA
- a CDS encoding PTS sugar transporter subunit IIA yields MKLSDYLAKELILPELQSETKSDVLNELVAPLGEIYPEMDTDLAVRVLLDRERLGSTGIGDGIAIPHGKLENLEKVMVVVGRSRKGVEFEALDHSPCGIFFLVLAPEQVAGMHLRVLAQISRLLKDEEFRKAFLAADGFDGLWSLLKDV; encoded by the coding sequence ATGAAACTCAGTGATTACCTGGCGAAGGAACTGATCCTTCCCGAGCTGCAGTCCGAGACCAAGTCGGACGTACTCAATGAACTGGTCGCCCCCCTGGGCGAGATATATCCCGAGATGGACACGGACCTAGCGGTCCGTGTCCTTCTCGATCGCGAGCGCCTCGGCTCCACCGGCATCGGCGACGGTATCGCCATCCCCCACGGCAAGCTGGAGAACCTGGAAAAGGTCATGGTCGTGGTCGGGCGAAGCCGAAAAGGAGTCGAGTTCGAAGCCCTGGACCACAGCCCGTGCGGCATCTTCTTCCTGGTCCTGGCCCCGGAACAGGTGGCGGGCATGCACTTGCGCGTGCTGGCCCAGATCTCCCGGCTGCTCAAGGACGAGGAGTTCCGCAAGGCGTTTCTCGCGGCCGACGGGTTCGACGGCCTCTGGTCACTCCTCAAGGACGTCTAA
- the rapZ gene encoding RNase adapter RapZ produces MTPTNPFPVVIVTGLSGSGKSTALRVFEDLGFFCIDGLPCEMSPKLADLILKFDTKYRGLALGMDLRQFEFVNGWDEALQGFADLGILPQVVYLEAKMGELVRRYATTRRPHPLESRNLGLEQALEMERELLEPVRLAAALVIDTTHYSIHDLRRVIQTKWSAIEEAGKGMRVHIITFGFKYGVPSEADLVFDLRFLPNPYFDENLRPLSGLDKAISDYVLDNPVGEGFMQHLLDFLTYTLPLYADEGRYRITLALGCTGGRHRSVSVAESVLASLKKKGYTATIEHRHMELG; encoded by the coding sequence TTGACCCCGACAAATCCCTTTCCCGTCGTCATCGTCACCGGGCTCTCCGGTTCCGGGAAGTCCACCGCCCTCAGGGTGTTCGAGGACCTGGGATTCTTCTGCATCGACGGGCTGCCCTGCGAGATGTCGCCCAAGCTGGCGGACCTGATCCTCAAGTTCGACACCAAGTATCGCGGGTTGGCGCTCGGCATGGACCTGCGCCAGTTCGAGTTCGTCAACGGCTGGGACGAGGCGTTGCAGGGATTCGCCGATCTCGGCATCCTGCCCCAGGTGGTCTACCTGGAGGCCAAGATGGGCGAGCTGGTGCGGCGCTATGCCACCACGCGGCGGCCCCACCCGTTGGAGAGCCGCAACCTCGGCCTGGAGCAGGCGCTCGAGATGGAGCGCGAGCTGCTCGAACCGGTCCGCTTGGCCGCGGCCCTGGTCATCGACACCACGCATTATTCCATCCACGACCTGCGCCGGGTGATCCAGACCAAGTGGTCGGCCATCGAGGAGGCGGGGAAGGGGATGCGCGTTCATATCATCACCTTCGGCTTCAAGTACGGCGTGCCGTCCGAGGCTGACCTGGTCTTCGACCTCCGCTTTTTGCCCAACCCCTATTTCGACGAGAACCTCCGGCCCCTTTCCGGCCTGGACAAGGCGATCTCCGATTACGTCCTGGACAACCCGGTGGGGGAGGGGTTCATGCAGCACCTGCTCGATTTTCTGACCTACACCCTGCCGCTCTATGCGGACGAAGGGCGGTACCGGATCACCCTCGCACTGGGCTGCACCGGAGGACGCCACCGGTCCGTTTCCGTGGCCGAGTCAGTGCTGGCATCCCTGAAGAAAAAAGGGTATACGGCAACGATTGAACATCGACACATGGAACTCGGCTAG
- a CDS encoding PTS sugar transporter subunit IIA has product MAAQTEKKNVPIGVVLVTHGTLGETLLRAAEMVMGAQENCIAIGVDVNKGVDETLEAVRKAIQSVEKGNGVVALTDLFGGSPTTMSLSLMKSENLEVITGVNLPMLVATLQSRTMKLPALAEKAMEAGQQGIKVAGAMLRRKAKK; this is encoded by the coding sequence ATGGCGGCACAGACTGAAAAGAAGAACGTTCCCATCGGCGTAGTCCTGGTCACCCACGGCACACTCGGCGAGACCCTGCTCAGGGCCGCGGAAATGGTCATGGGTGCGCAGGAAAACTGCATCGCCATCGGCGTGGACGTGAACAAGGGCGTGGACGAGACCCTGGAGGCCGTGCGCAAGGCGATCCAGTCCGTGGAGAAGGGCAACGGCGTCGTGGCTCTGACCGATCTCTTCGGCGGTTCGCCCACCACCATGTCCCTGTCATTGATGAAGTCCGAGAACCTGGAGGTCATCACCGGGGTCAACCTGCCCATGCTGGTGGCCACCCTCCAGTCCCGCACCATGAAGCTGCCCGCACTGGCCGAGAAGGCCATGGAAGCAGGGCAGCAGGGCATCAAGGTCGCAGGGGCGATGCTGCGCAGAAAAGCAAAAAAGTAG
- a CDS encoding PTS sugar transporter subunit IIB, with the protein MFLVRIDNRLIHGQIIETWLPYTGAKSVIVANDDLAHDILQQEIMSLAIPQTVDSTFVSVDEVQGVVAGSAGDSAEPEAIILFSSCADARRAFDSGFGFHVLNIGNVHYSPGKRQISPSVALSVEDESCLRHLNRKGVELDFRCVPNDPVQVRF; encoded by the coding sequence GTGTTTCTCGTTCGCATAGACAACCGCCTGATTCACGGCCAGATCATCGAAACATGGCTGCCCTACACCGGAGCCAAGTCCGTCATCGTCGCCAACGACGACCTCGCTCACGACATTCTCCAGCAGGAGATCATGTCCCTGGCCATCCCCCAGACCGTGGACAGCACCTTCGTCTCCGTGGACGAGGTCCAGGGCGTGGTGGCCGGTTCCGCAGGCGATTCCGCCGAGCCCGAGGCGATCATTCTCTTTTCCAGCTGCGCCGACGCCCGGCGCGCCTTTGATTCCGGCTTCGGTTTCCACGTGCTGAACATCGGAAACGTCCACTACAGCCCCGGCAAGCGGCAGATATCCCCCAGCGTGGCCCTGTCCGTGGAGGACGAGAGCTGTCTGCGGCACCTGAACAGGAAGGGCGTGGAGCTCGACTTCCGCTGCGTTCCCAACGACCCGGTGCAGGTGAGGTTCTGA
- a CDS encoding PTS sugar transporter subunit IIC — translation MVCGGRFFFALFSLCRTALSLGLLERPLVVGFFWGAATGEYTTSLYIAIFFELFWLDLIPAGTYIPPHLTAATFSALTLSTYFGLDQPSKIMPVLFASMPLAWLGARLEGWLRDREQASYNAMLNWARNPRSMHTPGTIILRSMGRNLFINWGVFFAAVFTLKLCFQLFYDLYPTAFSHLGVTWAHLWVAASLGGLMALRQKRAYVVLATGILIFVLFLLWPRF, via the coding sequence CTGGTTTGCGGGGGTCGCTTTTTTTTTGCCCTCTTCTCCCTGTGCCGCACGGCCTTAAGCCTCGGACTGCTTGAGCGCCCCCTGGTTGTCGGCTTCTTCTGGGGCGCGGCCACCGGAGAATACACCACCAGCCTGTACATCGCCATTTTCTTCGAGTTGTTCTGGCTCGACCTCATTCCGGCCGGGACGTACATCCCCCCGCACCTGACAGCCGCGACCTTCTCGGCCTTGACTCTGTCCACCTATTTCGGCCTGGACCAGCCCTCCAAGATCATGCCCGTGCTCTTCGCCAGCATGCCGCTGGCCTGGCTCGGGGCCAGGTTGGAAGGGTGGTTGCGCGATCGGGAACAAGCCAGTTACAACGCCATGCTCAACTGGGCGCGCAATCCGCGCTCCATGCACACCCCTGGGACCATCATCCTGCGCTCCATGGGCAGGAACCTGTTTATCAACTGGGGCGTGTTTTTCGCTGCCGTTTTCACGCTCAAACTGTGTTTTCAGCTCTTTTACGACCTGTATCCCACCGCTTTTTCCCATCTGGGAGTGACCTGGGCGCATTTGTGGGTCGCCGCGTCCCTCGGCGGCCTCATGGCGCTGCGCCAGAAACGGGCGTATGTCGTTCTCGCAACGGGCATTCTTATTTTTGTGCTTTTCTTGCTTTGGCCGCGCTTTTAG